A region of the Andrena cerasifolii isolate SP2316 chromosome 15, iyAndCera1_principal, whole genome shotgun sequence genome:
gtccgcctccgatcattttgatttttggatatgttataggggaccgaaaaataagaaatacgtgtttttttatttttccccgttttcatatttggggggttgaaaactgcgttcaaagttagggttgaaaaatcatttttgtggaatatctcgagaactattagagataggggaatagtgtcaatggacgaattttgtgtctttgaatgcgaaatatgactgactcaccagattttcaaaaagtccatttgtttaaataatacataaaaaattgttattttttgttaataattcttgtaaatcttcatctacttccatgcaaatttattttcttatttatttcagTATTCCTGGTATAAAAGTGGGTATATAGACGAGAAAGCAGGAGATTTTGAGAACCCTGAGTACTTCGCTTTTGACCAGAATACACAAACAGCTGTAATTAGATGCTCGTAGTGTCAGAAATcattttgtttgaaacacttCTTTCATGAATACCATTTTTGTGATCAATATGAACCATAAGGTCTGCGATAATGTAAACACATTCATTTGAGGACGTAGCCCTACAGACACCTCGTACTCGAAATGGCAATTTTCTTCACATTAGAAGTAATATCTagtatacaaaaggaaattatatgcgtattagatatgttttgtttagaattttatttctagatgacttgagaactacatttccctgtaggaggacaccttactataagtaaacttcaataataattatatttgttaatttgtaggaaatacaaattctgatttatccgtattttcggttcggctgtgaagtataagaaaataaatttccatgaaaatatttcgcattcagagacacaaaattcgtccattgacactattcccctatctccaatagttctcgagatattccacaaaaatgatttttcaaccctaactttgaacgcagttttaaatctaaaatagtTTGGGAAAAGTTAGTTGACTTGAAGATAGTATGGAATGCCTTAGTATGGTTGAAAGCCAATAATCCTCTATACTCAGAAATTGTTTTACCACAATCGCACGATTTATTGCTGAGTgccaccccccaaatatgaaaacggggaaaaataaaaaacacgtatttcttatttttcggtcctctataacatgtccaaaaatcaaaatgatcggaggcggacacctaaaatactccccttgtcagtggaaaatgaattatttaataacgttaggattaatgttttctcaaacgcgtgtacatgtatgtttataagcttgttataaacacgcagaaaaaatttggagttaaaatcacacatttaagactcatttatccaaaaagttaaattgaaaagaaaaccaattggaagtctctaaaacttcattttcaattttttaaatgaatttccatttttcgatatctgaatgtgcataattatcattgtgatattacacacatttattacgtcacaaaaatttgtgaatgtattctattgttaaagaataaattaagaaagctcattttaccccgaggttcactttgccccggtctcccctataataTTTCGAATATCGACAGATCTTTGAACTTGTATTAACGGTTAGTTCGAGGGGCACAAAAAAAGTAAGGCGAACTTAATTCGTAACGATTCGTCGAGATCAGATTCAAGTCGGTCCAATTAGGAGAAGAGTGATGACATCCTTTAAGGGTTGGTCAAGATAGTAAAGGTCTAGCGAAACGCGACATATACGCAAGCAGGAACGTACAATTGGGTATATAATGGTTCACTAtacaagaataaataaaaaatgtggaaTTAAGTTTTTTCACACGAACCATagtttttaaagaatatttaattctaaGACTCATCCAGCTGCTTATCTAGCACGTGTGCTTCCGACTAAAGATTGGCagaatacagaaataaatacaacacaactgcaattaaaatattaattctcaGGCAAAAATAGTTCAAAattttgggaaattttttttgccagTGGAGTTTTAAAATCCTTCAAGTGTGCGTGTTTGGATTGAGATTGACAAAAGAACACCACGAACCCGtactcaccgatttcaatgaaactttttgAAGAGTGATCCAAGACAAGAATAACGATATGGTTTAAAGTGAAATGGGCGCTCTCACTTTTTCGAGTATAGCTCTTAAAGTACAAGAGATAGAGAAAACTGTTTCGAATAACAGTTTTATGGCacgataagcgctacaaacttgcgtcaACAGAAtttgaaacaagtttttctttcttgaaaaaaaaaaattaccacacattatttttaataatttttacactttcgtaataactaaaaatattgCGTGTTTTATTCTGAATTCAGCCGTATATACTGATTTTACAATGCATCATCGGCTTATGGAGTAGTACACGGTTCCGCGCTACAACACATAGTAAACACGTGGCGTTTGCTGCAGCCGTAATATGTGACGATAATAAATATGACAACATATTcaaagatattaaaatatattacgtataAAACAGCCAGATATATTGCAACCCATATTTTTAAAGGTAGTGACGTTTGATTTGCAAGACAGTGATTAATTTCAACCGAAGTTTGTACAATGCCATTAATTATGCAATTTTTGTAAAACAAACAATGTAATCATCTGATTGTAAGTTCCAAGAGCCTAGAGCTcccctgacaagggaacaccgcgaacccggactcaccgattggaccgcaactttgtgggtttttagagtgtcTCAAAAGAAGAACAACGGTgcgtttcatttgggccctatcgccctttaaggggttgcaaaataacctcaaagtcaaattggtatTTCCAcgttttcgcgtataactctcaaagtacaacagacagaaaaaaatgtttcaaacaaaagtttaatggcgcaaaaAGCGCTACAAAATAACGTTAacacaatttttgaaaaaaaaatttttcttaaaaaaaaaatttaccctcaagttattttttaacaatttttccatttacataataattaaaaatatagggtGTTTTTTTGTGAATTCAACCGTGTATATGAATTGTATAATGCCGATAGGCTTATGGAGTTACACGATGGCAAGTACACGGTGCGCACGGTTGCGCGCTCACAACGCATAGTAAGTTGCGTAATAAGACTCGTTTTGGTTGCTGCAGGCCTTAATACATGACGGCGCCAAATATGATAATATTCAAAGCTGCTAAAGTGTATTATCtataatttattacttataaAATAAACGAGCGTATCGAGCTATTTTTAATGGTGTTCATATTTGTTTGTGGAAGGTATATTTAATCATTTGATAAAAGTGTTGACACAACTACCATATTTGTTTTGCAGAGGTACATTTAGCACGAGGTGTTTTCAAGTGTATGGTTAATTATTGATAATGTCGCATGACTGTTTGTGAAGTTCCCGTTATTAATGCATAAGATTAACTAGTCATGCCGTTTTTGAAGAAACAAATTTATCTTGCATGCGACATCCTTGTATCCTTATCTTTCTGTCTCATTATAAATACCAAGTTTTCGCAGCTCAACTTCATACTCGTTGTCACTGGCATTCTTTTAACTGCAAGCGGTACAAGTTCCCGATAAAACGGTGGTAATTAATTTACTGGTAACTGCTCTACATATATCTAGAATACCGCCGTCTCCTATCAATCATAGGGAAATCGAATTACCAGAAACCATACATACCATAATAGTTGACAGTAAGAATGACGTTTCATTCACAACCGACTGTGTTACTACCCTGGGATTTGAAGAGCTAGCGCCACCCCAAGAATGCGAGTTTGTTCAAGACGATAAAATCCAGGAAGACGAAGAATTTACTATCAATGAATTTGATGATGCGTGTGCCCCAGGTGAAAGTGGTAACgtagatttaaattataaaattcgagCTGCTGAGGTATGGAGCAGCTCAAAAGACCGGAAACCTCTGGGCAGTGTGCAACATCAATTCAGGAAAGTTAAATCAGTTCCACAATTCTATCGCTGGGAAGCAGCGTTGGCGAACGGTGGTACACGAAGAGAACAGCTGTTATCTATCGTGCAATATGTGTTGGACAAATTTCAAGCTGCTATCGATCAGGGCTCATTGTTAAAAATAACGcgaggtaaatttttttttttaagaaaaaaatttttcaaaaattttgctaGCGCtattttgtagcgcttattgcgccagtaaacttttgtttgaaatatttctttctgtctgctgtactttgagggttatgcgcgaaaaagtggaagtgccaatttgaatTGGAGGTTAGTcttcacccccttaaggggggaatttctttttttttggtcaaaaaatcgattttttgttttttacagAATCTTGTAGTTTAACTTTGTAGGAATGTCTCTGCAAAATTTTAAgtcaaaattcataaaattttcaaagttatgGACTTTTGAAGTAAGGTATATATTTGGCGGCAAGTGATCGAGCGATCGATACTCCCAGAATCCATGGTACTGTTGTAAAACGTTTATGTTATTGGAGTCGTAGTTTTCTAACAGCCAAGTTCAAATGTATTTGCAGTGACATAAGCATAATTTGACAAAGACATCTTTAGTGACTTCGTTTCGTTCGCCTTGACTCTTGAGCAGTTAGGCCTAAAAGGACGGTGTCAACAGCTGCGGAGCAGACCTACGGTCTGCTTACAAGTACGTGTCGAAAGACAATTTCCAGATGTGAGAAGGAAAAGTCTCTCTATCCTCTTGAACTCTTTAGAGATATTTGTTCGCTTACGTTGCTTGGAACGAGCAGAATGTCTTCGGCTTTTGAAACGTGCACTTCGCTCTCTTCCTGTGAATCTCGATATTATTGTGTTATTGTTTAAActgttatttgtgtttttgtttaaactgttatttgtgtttttgttattagttatttatgatctctttctttgttttgttttgtcatagttttattgttaaataactTCATTTGAACACGAGTGCCATGGATAGAAAGCAGCATAGAGGAAGTTCTACGCGTGCTGATAGaactaaaaaaaggaaattcacgggaaatattcatactcgtgaaagagaaatttcatttgcgagTACGTCTGCTAAAAAATTAGCATCAACGAATCTTGAAGATTTTACTGTGAATCCAAGCCATGGATATCGGATTATTGCTTTTTTATCAGTTTTCACTGCAATATCTCAATTTGTTGTATGTAAAGTGTGTAAAGGACAAGTGAATTTTTGTGAAACTAATTCTCGTGGATTAGGATTTAAAATCACAATAGAGTGTAAATGTGGTTCTCAATACATAAATTCGTGCCCTTTGATCGATGGTAAATCCTatgaaataaatagaagaattattttagttttgagAATGTTGGGAGTTGGCAAAGAaggtttaaatacattttgtggCCTCATGGACATTTGTCAAGGAATTAGTTCCACTCTATATTATACTTCTTTAGATAGTATATATTCAGGAGCTAAAACAGTTTTTGATATTTTGAGAAGGAAAGCAGtagaagaggaaaaaataaaaaatgctgaaaatggGAACCCGATGACAGAGATCACAGTCTCCGGCGATGGTACATGGAAAAAGAGAGGATTCAATTCATTATTTGGAGTCACATCacttattggaaaatattctagcAAAATAATCGATATCGTAGTGAAATCTTCATATTGCCATGGTTGTAAAGTGTGGGAATCAAAATCTGGTACGGTGGAATACGACCTGTGGATGGAAGAACACAAGGACGAGTGCACTGCTAACCATAGCGGGTCGTCCGGAAAGATGGAAGTGGATGGCATGAAGGAAATGTTCCTGCGATCTGTAGAATATTTTGGAATAAGATATAGAAACTATATTGGTGATGGAGACACaaagacatttaaagcattgctCGAGGAAAATCCATATGGTGACGATTTTAtattgaagaaaaaagaatgtGTAGGTCATGTAGAGAAACGTATGGGATCGCGGCTAAGAAACATAAAGAAGACCAAGAAACTCggaggaaaaaataaattaactgataaattaattaaacaattaacagTGTACTATGGTTTAGCTATCAGAAGACATTCAGGTTCTATCGATGACATGTACGAAGCTATATGGGCAACATATTATCATAAAATATCTTCAGATAAATATCCCAAACACATGTACTGTCCAAAGGGGTCTGGTAGTTGGTGTAAATGGCGTAAAGCTGAAGCTGAAGGTACTCTTAAACAATTTAACCACGAGCCACCACTTCATGAAGACGttgcaaaagaaataaaatcaatttatgaagatttatcttcaaaagaaTTATTAGAAAGGTGTTTGGGTGGTGAAACTCAAAATAACAATGAGAGTTTCAACTCGTCGCTCTGGCGACTTGCCCCCAAACACCTTCATTGTGGACTGAAAACAATTGAGATTTCAGCATTTATAGCAGCAGGCATTTTTAATGAAGGCTGCTATGCAATTTTAAATATCATGGACAATATTGGTATCGTTATTGGAGATCAATGCAAAAGTTTCGCCACGACTAGAGATGAATGGCGATTACAAAGATCGGCGAGACGAAGCCTTGAAGCAACGAAAAAGGCCCGTACAGAGGCTAGAAtggcaaatttagaaaaaaatcaattcgACGAGCAAGAGGAAGGAATAATCTACGGACCTGGAATAGCTGATTAGTTGTAAGTACCTGATATTTGTTCAGTAACTGCACtacaaactttaaacgcgtttttctcgacacAACTTTTTCGTAGCTGGTTgacatgatttaaaaaaaagtactggatcgatcaacttgaaattttaactgcatGTTAAGaaagaattcttttatcgtTTGACCTACAGGCAAGACGATaggttgtatatattttttttaattatcaaaagttcgggtaattttttgcaaaaaatcgaacatctgaatttaaacagttaccatttctcgaaaaatatattttttttattcattgtagGTCAAACGATAattatatgtgtataaaataaaatctcattagaatttttgatttcagataaacTGGAGGGCAGATATCATGTCAACCGTTAATGAAGCAATTGTGCGGAGCGTCCTAGTTCACGGGCAActgaaactgtatttttaagtgaactgaactgaaaaaatttatataacataATGAAAGTGTTACTAACACATATACAAAGTTTCAAATTAATTAATGttacatttttgtttataaaaaatcctaaagtatcgatatttttgaccaagaaaaaagaaattccccccttaaagggcgatagggcacaaatgaaacgcaccgttgttcttggcttgagtcactctataaacccacaaagttgcgttccaatcggtgagtccgggttcgcggtgttccccggGAGTCTGATATGATGTGCCGGAAAGTTCAGAGTGTTATTGTCCTCTTCTATTTTCAACTGTATGGTCAATAATTATCGATAGTTTTGTAGGGCTGTTTGTATTACTTTCATATCTAATGTTCTATAAATTGCAtaacattatttaataattctaAAATTCAGATACAAATTGTTTCGTGCTACATATCATTTCGACCAAATTCCTATTTTATTCTTCATGTAGGCGCGTGCGAAATTCTTCGTCCTCAAGTGgttgaagaaaataaaattttcttttgcaCAAGATGCTTCTTCCATATCCATTAATAATTATGACTCATTGCAAATGTACAAGGTTAGTTAACCAAGCGGTTTTTAAGAACCAAAACTTATTTTGCACaatacatttttgttttgtcaaaaTGTATAAATCCGGcaaatgtaattaatttacTGGTGACGACTCTACATATATATCCAGAATACCGTCGTCTCCTATCAATCACAAGGAAGTCTAGttatcagaattttttttaaacccaaTGAAGGTTTATTATCAGAAATTATACATACTATAATAGTTGATAGTAAGAATGACGTTTCATTCACAACCGACTATGTTACGACCCTGGGGTTTGAAGACCTAGTGCGACCCCAAGAATGCGCCTTTGTTCAAGACGATAATATCCAGGACGACGAAGAATTAACTAGCAATGAATTTGTTGATAGCTGTGTCCCAGGTGAAAGTGGTAACGTAGAGTTAACTTGCAAAACTCGAACTGCCGAGCTTTGGGGAAGTGTAAAAATGTCACGAAGGACACTCGGCAGTGTGCTAACGTAAGTTGAGGAAAGTTAAATTGGTCTAACCATTATTCTATCAGTGGGAAGAAACATTGGCGAGAGGTGGTACAGAGAAAATATGTTATCTCTCGTGAAGTGTTGGGCAAATTTCAACACAAATGTAGGATACGATTGTTTACAGTGCGTGTCCTTGCTTCGGAACTGTTGCGCGGCGGAGTGTGTTGAGAGAGCGCATGCGTGCGGGGGAAGACGCGACGTTgccacggcgcacagtggtctggaattaAGAATTTGGTGACATTTGTCTGTAGCTTTTAACCTATGTAAATTatcgaaacgaaatttgcgccaaaaaataggaaaaaatcttGCCGTTCTAATGATGCATAACTTAatcatttttacatttatttatttattcctttttcaatttttttaagttaattgttatgaaaaaatttaatagctgtttaattggtactttatttaatactcttttcagtggtttaagtcgcatgttgagaaaacttttcgtttccaagttataaggaaagtcGAATAGTAGAGGAGAGTAGTGAAAATtgcttgtttttaaattaaagagcaGTCTTGTGCGATAAAATGGCatcttttattagtaattaatgtaaataatccGTTAAAAACGTAATGCTGAATGCAGTATGGTAAATTTTCGAGATTCTTTACTTTAAGAGAGGATATCATTGAAGTCCCAAAAAGTCCCAGATTCTaccaaattgaaatattttcagcatATCTTCCTCTACGTAATCACGTAAGAATCATTTCCAACTTCGTCCAACTTTTCAAATTATTACAGTTTAAAGCCGTGCAGAAATTATAGAACACGGATTACTTCCAATTGGACAACTCTCTGAAGAGGCACAGGAAACGCGTcacaaagatttttaaaaaatttagaaataggaATACGAGAAAAATGTCAAGAAAATCAACGAATGAGGATATATGTCACAAACTTCTGTTAACATCCGAACCATATATATCAGCAATCCGAATAAAATCacgtaataaaaagaaaaaagaatctaGATCCTGAAGCtgaagaattaatatgtaaataacagGAAAGATAAATGGTATTCGACAAATGCATGAATTGTCACTAAATTTTTCGACCTGCACCTCTTTGTTTTCCCGACTACTTTCCttatatcttggaaacgaaaagttttctcaacatgcgacttaaaccactgaaaagagtattaaataATGTACTAATTAAACAgctatgtaattttttttataacaattaacttaaaaaaattgaaaaaagaataaataaataaatgtaaaaattattaagttatgCATCATTACAACGAGacgattttttcctattttttggcgcaaatttcgtttcgatAATTTACATAGGTTAAAAGCTATAGACAAATGTCACCAAATCCTtaattccagaccactgtgcggcgcggcaCGACCGCGCAGCGTTTAGAGACCGTTATCTAACATGTGCCAGAGTTGCGGTCTAACCTACAGTATTCGTTTTTATATCTTAATAAATGTGTACTTATAATTCTCAAACAGACTCCCTTGATCCCTACACAGATTCGTGTGGACCTAATCTGGAAATCCATTCCGATCGTACGTTGAAAGTACACCGTGGTGAAAAGACTGTAGAAGCATGCGTGGAATCAGTGTCCTTAATCACACATAGTTATACGATTTCCACGAGCgatcaattactgtcaccccGGTTTATGGTGTTAAAAGAAACTAGCGGCGAATTTGGACCCAGGGTGGCAGAAaatttattaacccttaactggtatcctggggtcgctcgtgaccccaagcacccaaagttcgatgtacaattttcggttgtctaagttggtaaactgaatttctaattaattttataataatagtttaactttcttctattattttctgcattacctaagaagaaaatattcatagtggttgcttcagtgtcgactttacaaatttctgtgcccttttttatttggggtctgccacgaccccagtataccagtcacgtttgccaaaaacagtataccagttaagggttaacaccgGCTAATGTGTTCCTGATCTGACTGCTTCGAAATTTGGGACGTCGATTAATGTTGCTAACGTAATAAACATGTTAGCCACTACGTTTCAAATTGCAAGTATAGCAcagtgttttattattttaccttttgtttttgtaattttcaatatctacgaaatgtaattatttttaatcatgGTATACGTAATTGTTAACTTTCCGTTGAACAATTTTATGGCGGAAGGTGTTGTATagcaacgtcatttaaatctatttctgtatataaagtattagtcagcgcatTAGTTTTctagatagcaatagtaagcatcctaaaCAAAGTATTAGTCAACGCGTTAGTGTTCCacatagcaatagtaagcatcctaaaTTCTTTCttctatgaccttatccgttccttattactcatccttgtacCTTGATCTCtgtgcctcatcccttaacgaccgttaaactcaggacaacccccacttttcagcttatcGAAaaccgtgtgtgtgtgtgtgtgtgtgtgtgtgtgtgtgtgtgtgtg
Encoded here:
- the LOC143377190 gene encoding uncharacterized protein LOC143377190, which produces MDRKQHRGSSTRADRTKKRKFTGNIHTREREISFASTSAKKLASTNLEDFTVNPSHGYRIIAFLSVFTAISQFVVCKVCKGQVNFCETNSRGLGFKITIECKCGSQYINSCPLIDGKSYEINRRIILVLRMLGVGKEGLNTFCGLMDICQGISSTLYYTSLDSIYSGAKTVFDILRRKAVEEEKIKNAENGNPMTEITVSGDGTWKKRGFNSLFGVTSLIGKYSSKIIDIVVKSSYCHGCKVWESKSGTVEYDLWMEEHKDECTANHSGSSGKMEVDGMKEMFLRSVEYFGIRYRNYIGDGDTKTFKALLEENPYGDDFILKKKECVGHVEKRMGSRLRNIKKTKKLGGKNKLTDKLIKQLTVYYGLAIRRHSGSIDDMYEAIWATYYHKISSDKYPKHMYCPKGSGSWCKWRKAEAEGTLKQFNHEPPLHEDVAKEIKSIYEDLSSKELLERCLGGETQNNNESFNSSLWRLAPKHLHCGLKTIEISAFIAAGIFNEGCYAILNIMDNIGIVIGDQCKSFATTRDEWRLQRSARRSLEATKKARTEARMANLEKNQFDEQEEGIIYGPGIAD